GTTTCGATCCCAATGTTTTCTCGGCCCCAATTACCACCGCCACTTGGAAAAAACTACAAGCGGAGGGCAACCCGTTTGTTAACCGCGCTCTCCAAGGATTCCCCCCCGCTTCCACCTTTAAAGTCGTCACTGCCACTGCTGGCATGGAATCGGGTAAATTTCCCCCTAATACGGTCTTAAATACCTTTGCCGCCCTTTATGTGGGGGGGACAGCTTTTGGGGAATGGAATCGCGCTGGTTTTGGTCCGATGGGTTTTGTCCGGGCCATGGCCATGAGTAGTAACACTTTTCACGGTCAAATAGGTCGCGGAGTGGGGGGACCGGCTTTAATTGCCATGGCTCGGCGCTACGGTTTCGGTCAGAAAACCGGGATAGAATTAGCGGAAGAAACCCCGGGGTTAATTGCCGATCGCGATTGGAAGCTGCGTAATTTTAAAAACTGGGATTGGTCCGTAGGGGATACGATTAATATGTCGATCGGTCAAGGATTTACCCTCGCAACTCCCCTACAGGTAGCTGTGATGTTTGCTGTCCCCGCTAACGGTGGTTTTTTGGTGAAACCGCACCTTTTACAGGATGCCCGGGATGTTAAGGAATGGCGAAAATCTTTGAACATGAAACCTAGCACCCTAGACACCCTGAGAAAGTCCCTGAGAGCCGTGGTAGCGGAAGGAACGGGGCGGGCCCTATCAGACCCCGCTTTACCGCCCGTAGCGGGCAAAAGCGGCACGGCAGAAGCACCCCCGGGGCAGTCCCACGCTTGGTTTGGAGCTTTTGCACCCTTCGACAAGCCCGAAATTGTCGTGGTCGCCTTTGCGGAACATTCCGGCGGTGGTGGTGGTAAAGTGGCCGCACCTATGGTACGTCAGGTAATGGAGGCTTATTTTAATGTCAAGCCGAAAGAAGAAAAACCTCGGCCGAAGCCTTAGAGACCTGTGGCGGTAAGTGGCACACAGCGCACGGTAATTCCCGTCGCCGTGGCGATTTTTTCCGCCCAAATTGCCAATATTTCAGCGTTTACGGGTTTGAGAATTTGCATTCCGTCGGCAGCGGTGAGGGGATTATTACCGCGGGTTTCCAATTGTCTTTGTCTGGCCCGGGGACGGGTCGGGGTGTTAAGTTGAATTTCATCCGCTTGTAGCTGTTGCATCAAATCGATATACTGGTCTTGCTCTTGGGGCGACCAAGAGGCCAGCACCATGGTTTGAATTGCTAGTTTTCCCGACCATTCTTGGCGAAATTGTCTTAATCCCCACCAAAGACCCTGCCAATCCAGGCCGGGGACTGGACGGTTAACCCGTCGCCATTGGGCCTCGGAAACAGCATCGATTTTAGCGGCGACGATATCAGCTTTGCTCAAGTCTTGACGCACTCGGGCATCTCCCAGGAGAGTACTATTGGTTAAGACCGCCACCGGCCGCCTGGTCATTTCCTTGACGGTGGCCAGTATTTCCCCTAAATTGAGGGCGAGGGTGGGTTCCCCGCTACCACTGAGAGTGACTATATCCACCTCCCAAGGAGCAAAAGCCCTTAAATCCCTGCTAATTTGTTCGCTAGTGATAAAAATTTTTCGTTGCTCGGTTTTTTGCTCAATTTCTCCTAACTGACAGTAGGCACAGTTAAAGGAACAGGTGGAAACTAAACCAATCGGATCAATGCCCAGGGAACTGCCGAAACGCCAAGAGGCAACCGGACCATATACGGAGCAGAAATAATCCTGGCGAGCAGTCATCGAACACACCGAAAGAAGACGGAGAGGGAGGGATTCGAACCCTCGGTACGGTCTTACGATTCGTACAACAGATTAGCAATCTGCCGCATTCGACCACTCTGCCACCTCTCCAAGATGACATTATTTTAGTCTAACATAAAAGGCCGATTTTTGGCAAGTAATTTTTGGGCAGTTAATCGCCTAAACGACCATCCTCCATATTGACAATGCGATCGGCGATGTCGAGAATCCGGTTATCGTGGGTGACAAGTAAAATCGTGCAACCTTGTTCTTTTGCCAATTTCTGCATGATTTCCACCACATCGCGCCCGGATTGTTTATCTAAGGCCGCGGTCGGTTC
This Microcystis wesenbergii NRERC-220 DNA region includes the following protein-coding sequences:
- a CDS encoding radical SAM protein; translation: MTARQDYFCSVYGPVASWRFGSSLGIDPIGLVSTCSFNCAYCQLGEIEQKTEQRKIFITSEQISRDLRAFAPWEVDIVTLSGSGEPTLALNLGEILATVKEMTRRPVAVLTNSTLLGDARVRQDLSKADIVAAKIDAVSEAQWRRVNRPVPGLDWQGLWWGLRQFRQEWSGKLAIQTMVLASWSPQEQDQYIDLMQQLQADEIQLNTPTRPRARQRQLETRGNNPLTAADGMQILKPVNAEILAIWAEKIATATGITVRCVPLTATGL